One genomic segment of Leishmania major strain Friedlin complete genome, chromosome 8 includes these proteins:
- a CDS encoding amastin-like protein translates to MACKLGVAIYVVLQLIAFVAVMVGTGVDMFYNKPEHSSGARVCITLWGLKTDCRKPKITDSSSVRWALCPIRLKNFRLCQVFAIISILVYGAAFLFGFLLLYCCSGFRWLCLALNIVGAATACVVWAVMVVTYRLPEPKCLELSDGYDFGVGFGLFVLAWILDIVDIIFLMLPWQIGEFVEDEEPSEKEMEKSKNAAQE, encoded by the coding sequence ATGGCGTGCAAGCTCGGCGTCGCTATCTACGTGGTCCTCCAGCTCATCGCGTTCGTCGCTGTGATGGTCGGTACGGGGGTCGACATGTTTTACAACAAGCCGGAGCACAGCTCTGGCGCCAGGGTATGCATAACCCTATGGGGTCTAAAGACTGATTGTCGAAAGCCCAAAATAACCGACTCCTCGAGCGTTCGGTGGGCGCTCTGCCCTATCCGCCTCAAAAACTTCCGGCTTTGCCAGGTGTTCGCTATCATCTCCATCCTCGTGTACGGCGCGGCGTTCCTCTTCGGCTTCCTTTTGCTGTACTGCTGCTCTGGCTTCCGCTGGCTCtgcctggcgctgaacatcgtgggcgctgccaccgcttgCGTTGTCTGGGCGGTCATGGTGGTCACCTACAGACTCCCAGAACCAAAGTGCCTCGAGCTGAGTGATGGCTACGATTTCGGCGTCGGTTTCGGTCTCTTCGTGCTTGCCTGGATCCTCGATATCGTCGACATCATCTTCCTGATGCTCCCGTGGCAAATCGGGGAGTTCGTTGAGGATGAGGAACCGAGTGAgaaggagatggagaagtCCAAAAACGCAGCGCAGGAGTAG
- a CDS encoding putative tuzin, with product MEEAHLSPIADVSTRVYVRVGRTATNEDRIAGGIVGRVNSNGTLGVLMDNNSFEAQVSQDDVILVEGRSRFTREKGYNDMVEWVRSAGVHRRADRERLCCLLYQRGWRVDKLYLLKPSDVHCMRYLRKSVRRMVLEKAEWQRDHHAEMRALLRERVKERVWRYFIQKYSGFFSANWAGLGVLSVFLWNYKRFRRQQRSFQVKHAVNTLTHTDHRSSSSPAVPRQFVERAAEERWTRQMLRRLSNTHPRITVVTGFRGCGKSSLLRSAVRKEHKPALFVEVRGVEDMLTCIVKAMKVPNLESCGDYLEFITDTFTKAAKINGEPPILVVTLRGESELSRVYNESVVLACDRRLCHLVYEVALESLSISNVLLPRLDFYSVSNFNVRQALQYTEHTVDAVAMQHFIETMGTNSNDIDELLAAILHRKVSIAEYTEQKLWRAMRQVETAWAGSEKRRAALKKLAEADCYVGQESGTDALRDPALKEMVLYDPVSDRWVFTHKVYHTAARCCL from the coding sequence ATGGAGGAGGCTCACCTGTCCCCGATTGCGGATGTGAGCACGCGAGTGTACGTGCGGGTCGGTCGCACGGCGACGAACGAAGACCGCATCGCGGGCGGCATTGTCGGGCGCGTGAACAGCAACGGCACCCTTGGCGTCCTAATGGACAACAACAGTTTCGAGGCGCAGGTGTCGCAGGACGACGTGATTCTGGTGGAGGGGCGCTCCCGCTTCACGCGGGAGAAAGGGTACAACGACATGGTGGAGTGGGTTCGAAGTGCCGgtgtgcaccgccgcgccgatCGCGAGCGGCTGTGCTGCTTGCTCTACCAGCGTGGCTGGCGTGTCGACAAACTGTACCTGCTGAAGCCGAGCGACGTTCACTGCATGCGGTACTTGAGGAAGTCGGTGAGACGGatggtgctggagaaggcggagtGGCAGCGCGACCACCACGCGGAgatgcgcgcgctgctgcgcgagcgggtgaaggagCGCGTGTGGCGCTACTTCATTCAGAAGTACAGCGGCTTCTTCAGCGCGAACTGGGCCGGGCTCGGCGTCCTGTCCGTGTTTCTCTGGAACTACAAGCGCTTCAGGCGTCAGCAGCGCTCGTTTCAGGTGAAGCACGCCGTCAACACCCTCACTCACACAGACCACAGGTCCTCGAGCAGcccggcggtgccgcggcagTTCGTGGAGcgcgcggcggaggagagatGGACACGCCAAATGCTCCGCCGGCTGAGCAACACCCACCCGCGCATCACCGTGGTGACGGGGTTCCGCGGGTGCGGCAAgagctcgctgctgcgctccgcGGTGCGCAAGGAGCACAAGCCTGCTCTTTTCGTCGAGGTGCGTGGGGTCGAGGACATGCTCACCTGCATCGTGAAGGCAATGAAGGTGCCGAACCTGGAGTCGTGCGGGGACTACCTGGAGTTCATTACAGATACTTTTACCAAGGCGGCGAAGATCAACGGTGAGCCACCCATCTTGGTTGTCACGCTGCGAGGGGAGAGCGAGTTGTCGCGGGTGTACAACGAGTCCGTCGTACTCGCTTGTGATCGCCGGCTATGCCACCTCGTTTACGAGGTGGCCTTGGAGTCACTGTCGATTTCGAATGTGCTTCTGCCACGGCTCGATTTCTACTCGGTGTCGAACTTCAACGTTCGGCAGGCGCTCCAGTACACCGAACATACGGTGGACGCGGTGGCGATGCAGCACTTCATTGAAACGATGGGGACGAACAGCAACGACATTGACGAACTGCTGGCGGCCATTCTGCACCGCAAGGTCTCGATAGCGGAGTACACCGAGCAGAAGCTGTGGAGGGCGATGCGGCAGGTCGAGACCGCTTGGGCCGGCTCCGAGAAGCGGAGGGCTGCACTGAAGAAGCTGGCTGAGGCGGACTGCTACGTCGGACAGGAGAGTGGCaccgacgcgctgcgcgatccggcgctgaaggagatGGTGTTGTACGACCCCGTGAGCGATCGATGGGTGTTCACCCACAAGGTCTAccacaccgcagcgcgctgctgtctcTAG
- a CDS encoding putative tuzin produces MLSQRTRRCLFTAVSSVPNTTAATSLGGVSREVAASAVRRSTFAQPGLEGLRIAAYAPTEPGVPSSQRRLPVAIGHIVAQLSSLVFAVDFDGSLPPSAVSLGSRVYVAYEREDVDPASQQGDGGVSGALNRTFLVGGLVVRVNPNGTLGVLLDHNKVDLAVPPEKIAVTAGVCKFLNHPKYLRVVEWVRSAGLSGTDDVESTACILYHRGWRVERLYLLEASDIRSMTHLSQSARMSLMEKAEWQRDHHRQMRNIHRERVKERDRRYMSAKYAGILSASVAFCGAFSLFGWNYRNYLTHQRSYQMRFAVKTLCKKVPPGSVAAISAPPAATGVETSTSSSATHRMSTHVSRVVQERWIRQVFHRLDTAHPRIVVITGYFGCGKSSLCCTAIHEEGMAGVFVDVRNKEDTLRSVIKALGVPHVEACGDPLDFISEACYKAKSITNGKAPVIVLKLREGDSLTRVYNEALTLACDRRACHIVVELPLESLTPTNTLLPRLDFYTVPNFSRSQAYEYIQHRLDALGMEVFLDTVGTNSNDLDELLAVAHQHRVSPTEYTSQKLLKAMRQLQTAWGDDVQLKAAVKRLAQLPYDEGQHEGLDDSRLNHPSLRDVIFYNSVQDVWLFKNQALHTAASCLL; encoded by the coding sequence ATGTTGAGCCAGCGAACGCGTCGCTGCCTGTTCACGGCGGTGTCCTCCGTGCCGAACACCACTGCCGCTACCTCTTTGGGCGGTGTGTCGCGCGAGGTggctgcgtcggcggtgaggcggTCGACCTTTGCCCAGCCGGGGCTGGAGGGGTTGCGCATCGCTGCGTACGCGCCAACTGAGCCAGGCGTGCCGTCGTCGCAGCGCCGGCTTCCCGTGGCCATTGGCCACATCGTCGCGCAACTGTCGTCCCTTGTGTTTGCAGTAGACTTCGATGGCAGCCTACCACCGTCCGCCGTGTCGCTGGGATCGCGCGTCTACGTGGCCTACGAGCGGGAAGACGTGGACCCGGCCTCGCAGCAGGGCGATGGAGGTGTGAGTGGTGCGCTGAATCGCACCTTCCTGGTGGGCGGCCTTGTCGTGCGAGTGAACCCTAATGGCACCTTGGGTGTCCTGCTGGACCACAACAAGGTGGATCTGGCGGTCCCGCCGGAAAAGATAGCTGTGACGGCGGGCGTGTGCAAGTTTCTCAATCACCCCAAGTACCTGCGGGTCGTGGAGTGGGTGCGCTCCGCCGGGCTCTCGGGGACGGACGACGTGGAGAGCACCGCGTGCATCCTGTACCACCGCGGCTGGCGGGTGGAGCGTCTGTACCTGCTCGAGGCTTCTGACATCCGCAGCATGACGCACCTGTCCCAGTCCGCCCGCATGTCGCTCATGGAGAAGGCAGAGTGGCAGCGCGATCACCACCGTCAGATGCGCAACATTCACAGGGAGCGTGTGAAGGAGCGAGACCGACGGTACATGTCGGCCAAGTACGCCGGCATCCtctccgccagcgtcgcCTTCTGCGGTGCCTTCTCACTCTTTGGGTGGAACTACAGGAACTACCTGACGCACCAGCGCTCCTACCAGATGCGTTTTGCGGTGAAGACGCTCTGCAAGAAGGTGCCCCCGGGAAGCGTAGCCGCCATCAgcgcgcctccagcagcgacggggGTGGAGACAtcgacgtcgtcgtctgcaACGCATCGCATGTCGACGCACGTTAGTCGGGTGGTGCAGGAGCGCTGGATTCGGCAGGTGTTTCACCGACTCGATACAGCGCACCCTCGTATCGTGGTTATCACCGGGTACTTTGGGTGCGGGAAGAGCTCGCTGTGCTGCACTGCCATTCACGAGGAAGGCATGGCCGGCGTCTTCGTGGATGTGCGCAACAAGGAggacacgctgcgcagcgtcatCAAGGCACTTGGTGTGCCGCACGTCGAGGCCTGCGGCGACCCCCTCGACTTCATCTCAGAAGCATGTTACAAGGCCAAGTCCATCACGAATGGAAAGGCACCCGTGATTGTGCTGAAGCTGCGTGAGGGGGATAGCCTGACGCGTGTGTACAACGAGGCGCTAACGCTGGCGTGCGATCGCCGCGCGTGCCACATCGTGGTTGAGCTGCCGCTCGAGTCGCTGACCCCGACTAACACGTTACTGCCGCGGTTGGATTTCTACACGGTCCCCAACTTCAGCCGCTCGCAGGCGTACGAGTACATTCAACATCGTCTCGACGCTCTCGGCATGGAAGTGTTTCTGGACACCGTGGGCACGAACAGCAACGACTTGGATGAGCTGCTCGCTGTCGCACATCAGCACCGTGTATCTCCGACGGAGTACACGAGCCAGAAGCTTCTCAAGGCgatgcgccagctgcagaCGGCGTGGGGCGATGACGTGCAGCTCAAGGCGGCCGTGAAGCGTCTGGCGCAGTTGCCATACGATGAAGGCCAGCACGAGGGCCTTGACGACAGTAGACTCAACCACCCATCGCTGCGCGATGTGATCTTCTACAATTCTGTGCAGGATGTTTGGCTCTTCAAGAACCAAGCGCtgcacaccgccgcctcctgcttGCTATGA
- a CDS encoding amastin-like protein produces MACRINLLLYVISQFLAFLFVLVGTPIDMFRPHNTSRIGNTPCLTLWGGKEECYSTKYDVRSDDLWANCTDRLLQFRVAEALAVISIFVYGLAFILGFIALCCCFCLRWVCLTLNILGIGTLGVVWALMVVVYYKDDGLLCPRKKPDHLFGAGFILLLVAWSLNIIDIVFLLIECQCTDAGFFEASPQDSNEQ; encoded by the coding sequence ATGGCGTGCAGGATCAACTTGCTTCTCTACGTGATCTCCCAGTTCCTCGCGTTTCTCTTTGTGCTGGTGGGTACGCCGATCGACATGTTTCGCCCACACAACACAAGCCGGATCGGCAACACGCCGTGTCTGACCTTGTGGGGCGGAAAGGAAGAGTGCTACAGCACAAAGTATGACGTGAGGTCGGACGATCTGTGGGCGAACTGCACtgaccgcctcctccagttCCGCGTTGCCGAAGCACTCGCTGTCATTTCTATCTTCGTGTACGGCTTGGCGTTTATACTCGGCTTCATtgcgctgtgctgctgcttttgcCTCCGCTGGGTCTGCCTGACGCTCAACATCCTTGGCATCGGCACCTTGGGCGTCGTCTGGGCGCTCATGGTGGTGGTCTACTACAAGGATGACGGCCTACTTTGCCCACGAAAGAAACCAGACCATCTGTTCGGTGCCGGTTTCATTCTCCTCCTGGTGGCCTGGAGTCTGAATATCATAGATATCGTGTTCCTGCTGATAGAGTGCCAGTGTACAGATGCCGGTTTTTTTGAAGCATCGCCACAAGATTCGAATGAACAGTAG
- a CDS encoding amastin-like protein, producing MACRIGLLLYVISQLLAFLFVLVGTPIDMFRPHNTSRIGNTPCLTLWGYKSECYSTKYDVRSDDLWANCTDRLLQFRVAEALAVISIFVYGLAFIFGVLMLCCCFCLRWVCLTLNILGFGTLGVVWALMVVVYFKDDGSSCRKLSDQYHLGAGFALFVSTWCRDIFSIIFLLLPCLSDDSGNQKDAD from the coding sequence ATGGCGTGCAGGATCGGCTTGCTTCTCTACGTGATCTCCCAGCTCCTCGCGTTTCTCTTTGTGCTGGTGGGTACGCCGATCGACATGTTTCGCCCACACAACACAAGCCGGATCGGCAACACGCCGTGTCTGACCTTGTGGGGTTACAAGAGCGAATGCTACAGCACAAAGTACGACGTGAGGTCGGACGATCTGTGGGCGAACTGCACtgaccgcctcctccagttCCGCGTTGCCGAAGCACTCGCTGTCATTTCTATCTTCGTGTACGGCTTGGCTTTCATCTTCGGCGTCCTTatgctgtgctgctgcttttgcCTCCGCTGGGTCTGCCTGACGCTCAACATCCTTGGCTTCGGCACCTTGGGCGTCGTCTGGGCGCTCATGGTGGTGGTCTACTTCAAGGATGACGGGAGCAGCTGCCGGAAACTGAGCGATCAATATCACCTCGGTGCCGGCTTTGCTCTTTTTGTGTCGACGTGGTGCCGAGATATCTTTAGCATCATCTTTCTGCTTCTCCCCTGCCTCTCGGACGACTCCGGAAACCAAAAAGACGCGGACTAG